GGAACTTAAAGAAAAGTATGTATTAAAAATTCAGAAAACATATAATACAAAAGGAAGAGGACGTCCTGCCGACTTTTTCATTCACAGAAAAGTGATGGAGTAACTGGAATGTTTAACACCTTGACAATAAAGTCAATAAATGAACAGAAAAATGGAATGGTAGTTGTTAAAATTCAGAATGTTGATGATTTTTATGAGCAGAATTTTAACTTTAACAGCATGGAACATTTTGAGAACAGGTTCAGGAAATATGTGATATAAGAAGTTCAAAAATGATAAATATTTGCATTATTTTAGATTACAATTTTTTATTATTTTGGTACTTTTTAATACTAGAAGTTAATACTAAAAAAGGCTATTTCATAAAATTAACTTTATAAAACAGCCTCAGTATCAACTATTATAGATATTTTTTCTATGCCCTACTTCTAACACCAGTATTACTAAATTTTCATCTTGAATATTTACAATAACTCTGTAATCTCCTATTCTGTATCTCCATTGTCCTTTTCTATTTGCTTTCAACATTTTTCCTTTACTGCGTGGATCTTCTGCAATATTTTCTAAATAAATTTTTATTCTCTTTTTTACAAATTCATCTGTTTTAGTAGATAGATAAGTCTTGTTATTTTCAAATATTTAATTGTAGATTGAAAAATTTAGTTTGTTATTTAAAAATTCAATTATAATTTTTTAAATTTTTACTTAATCTAAAATAGATAAATATAAATCTAGTCTCCGATTTAAATATCTAGCAAACATATCTGACATTGCTGATATATCGTGCTTTACATGATATTCATCAAAAGCTTCATAATATCTCAACCGATCAGTAAACTTGATATCTATCGGTGGATATCCTTCCTTCATAAGTTCTAAATTTATTAATAATCTTCCAGTCCTTCCATTTCCATCAATAAAAGGATGAATACCTTCAAATTCTATATGAAAACGGGCAAGCTTAGTTACAATGTCTTCCTTGCTATTTTTGTATTGTTCTAATAATTCTTCCATTTTAGGAATAATTAGATATGGTTGTACAGGTTCATGAGCTGCACCCATGATTCTAACAGGAACTCTCCTATATACTCCTCTATCCTCTTTCTTATCAGCCAATACCAAATAGTGAATATCCTTAATTATCTTTTCAGATATTTCAACATTTTCACTAACAAGTTTTCTTACATACTCAAATGCTTCTTTGTGTCCAATTACTTCCAAATGCTCCTTTAATGATTTTTGATCAATGGTAAGCCCTTTAAGAATCATGTCTGTTTCACGCAAAGTTAAAGTATTCCCTTCAATTGCATTTGAGTTATAGGTATATTCTGTTAAAAATTCTTCATTTAATCTTTCCAGTTCACCTTCTGTTAAAGGTCTTCTTGCTTTAAGATTGCTTAATTTTTCTTCTAATATTGGAATAAGCGTTCCTGTAATTTTATATCTTCCATCAATTGGTTTTATTGCATCATATGGTATTTTCCAAGTTCTTCCTTCTTGATATGCACCAGGTATTTTCCCTTCAGAGCATAAAACTCTTACTCTTCTATCAGATATTCCCCATTTTTCAGAAGCTTGTTTAACTGTAATATACATAAAATCCCTCCAATCTTTTCATAGTATACTATTTTATCGGAATAATATCAATACTATTGGAATGAAATATATTGATTGTCGGAACAGTACTTTTTTTGAAAAATTTGAAACAAAAGTTGA
The DNA window shown above is from Leptotrichia trevisanii DSM 22070 and carries:
- a CDS encoding Fic family protein, with amino-acid sequence MYITVKQASEKWGISDRRVRVLCSEGKIPGAYQEGRTWKIPYDAIKPIDGRYKITGTLIPILEEKLSNLKARRPLTEGELERLNEEFLTEYTYNSNAIEGNTLTLRETDMILKGLTIDQKSLKEHLEVIGHKEAFEYVRKLVSENVEISEKIIKDIHYLVLADKKEDRGVYRRVPVRIMGAAHEPVQPYLIIPKMEELLEQYKNSKEDIVTKLARFHIEFEGIHPFIDGNGRTGRLLINLELMKEGYPPIDIKFTDRLRYYEAFDEYHVKHDISAMSDMFARYLNRRLDLYLSILD
- a CDS encoding type II toxin-antitoxin system RelE family toxin; the protein is MFENNKTYLSTKTDEFVKKRIKIYLENIAEDPRSKGKMLKANRKGQWRYRIGDYRVIVNIQDENLVILVLEVGHRKNIYNS